One window of Triticum dicoccoides isolate Atlit2015 ecotype Zavitan chromosome 5A, WEW_v2.0, whole genome shotgun sequence genomic DNA carries:
- the LOC119301211 gene encoding protein FLUORESCENT IN BLUE LIGHT, chloroplastic-like isoform X1, with protein MPLLMLLSPPAAAPSPPYRRSHGGSTTRLYAVLPETSERMFLVARHASSSTDPVRPGSDNFDIANGHGHVLIKSTSDLQKAVSSCFGKALVTSSAVMLVMPPSCLAEECDPGYSLPNMPLLFAIAMVGATVGGLLARQRKGELKKLNDQLRQINASLRRQAKIESYAPALSYAPAASKIPESEVIVDPHKQRLLTYLRTGKNYLRNQAPDKAFSEFKAALDLAQSLGDHVEEKKAARGLGASLQRQGNYKEAIKYHSMVLSISKMTGEDSGVTEAYGAIADCYTEVGELEKAGKFYDEYIARLEND; from the exons ATGCCGCTTCTCATGCTTCTCTCCccaccggcggcggcgccgtcgccGCCGTACCGGCGAAGCCACGGAGGTTCTACCACGAGATTATACGCCGTACTCCCCGAGACCTCAG AGCGAATGTTTCTTGTAGCTAGACATGCCTCGTCGTCGACTGATCCGGTGCGTCCTGGGAGCGACAACTTTGATATAGCTAATGGACATGGTCATGTCCTTATCAAGTCTACATCTGATCTTCAG AAAGCTGTATCTTCTTGTTTCGGGAAAGCATTGGTGACCAGCAGTGCTGTCATGCTTGTGATGCCGCCCAGTTGCTTGGCAGAAGAATGCGACCCGGGGTACTCTCTTCCTAACATGCCGCTGTTGTTTGCGATAGCCATGGTCGGTGCTACTGTTGGAG GGCTCCTTGCGAGACAAAGGAAAGGGGAACTTAAAAAGCTTAACGATCAGCTACGACAGATAAATGCTTCACTGAGAAGACAAGCCAAGATAGAATCCTATGCTCCTGCTTTGAGCTATGCACCGGCTGCTAGTAAGATACCAGAATCAGAAGTCATTGTTGATCCTCACAAACAGCGCCTGCTCACATATCTGAGGACTGGGAAGAACTACCTGAGAAACCAAGCTCCAGACAAGGCATTTTCCGAGTTTAAGGCAGCTCTTGATCTTGCACAATCTTTGGGTGATCATGTTGAAGAGAAGAAGGCGGCACGAGGATTAG GAGCATCATTGCAAAGACAAGGAAATTACAAGGAAGCAATAAAGTACCACTCCATGGTTCTCAGCATCTCCAAGATGACTGGAGAGGATTCTGGTGTCACTGAGGCATATGGGGCAATAGCCGATTGCTACACCGAAGTTGGTGAGCTCGAGAAGGCAGGCAAGTTCTACGATGAGTACATTGCAAGATTGGAGAATGACTga
- the LOC119301211 gene encoding protein FLUORESCENT IN BLUE LIGHT, chloroplastic-like isoform X2: MMKAVSSCFGKALVTSSAVMLVMPPSCLAEECDPGYSLPNMPLLFAIAMVGATVGGLLARQRKGELKKLNDQLRQINASLRRQAKIESYAPALSYAPAASKIPESEVIVDPHKQRLLTYLRTGKNYLRNQAPDKAFSEFKAALDLAQSLGDHVEEKKAARGLGASLQRQGNYKEAIKYHSMVLSISKMTGEDSGVTEAYGAIADCYTEVGELEKAGKFYDEYIARLEND; this comes from the exons ATGATG AAAGCTGTATCTTCTTGTTTCGGGAAAGCATTGGTGACCAGCAGTGCTGTCATGCTTGTGATGCCGCCCAGTTGCTTGGCAGAAGAATGCGACCCGGGGTACTCTCTTCCTAACATGCCGCTGTTGTTTGCGATAGCCATGGTCGGTGCTACTGTTGGAG GGCTCCTTGCGAGACAAAGGAAAGGGGAACTTAAAAAGCTTAACGATCAGCTACGACAGATAAATGCTTCACTGAGAAGACAAGCCAAGATAGAATCCTATGCTCCTGCTTTGAGCTATGCACCGGCTGCTAGTAAGATACCAGAATCAGAAGTCATTGTTGATCCTCACAAACAGCGCCTGCTCACATATCTGAGGACTGGGAAGAACTACCTGAGAAACCAAGCTCCAGACAAGGCATTTTCCGAGTTTAAGGCAGCTCTTGATCTTGCACAATCTTTGGGTGATCATGTTGAAGAGAAGAAGGCGGCACGAGGATTAG GAGCATCATTGCAAAGACAAGGAAATTACAAGGAAGCAATAAAGTACCACTCCATGGTTCTCAGCATCTCCAAGATGACTGGAGAGGATTCTGGTGTCACTGAGGCATATGGGGCAATAGCCGATTGCTACACCGAAGTTGGTGAGCTCGAGAAGGCAGGCAAGTTCTACGATGAGTACATTGCAAGATTGGAGAATGACTga